A genomic region of Nerophis lumbriciformis linkage group LG28, RoL_Nlum_v2.1, whole genome shotgun sequence contains the following coding sequences:
- the LOC133570526 gene encoding uncharacterized protein isoform X4, whose amino-acid sequence MCERTIAEYEEELCPTKEEKERQHEKHQVVLHTTDIHQLIGHQEECLSHLQGYSFTLEDPQPSHLKEEEEGECVVGQEEEDVSKFPLTVVSVKTEEHEDKAPESSQLHHSPNVQQPPHIKEEEEDPQPTHIKEEEEDPHMKEEEEGECVVGQEEDDVSKFPLTVVSVKTEEHEDKAPESSQLHHSPSKHISFYSQGIQSITTGLFTLS is encoded by the exons atgtgcgaaagaaccatagcagagtacgaggaggaactttgtccaacaaaagaggagaaggagcgacaacatgaaaaacatcaagttgtgttacacacaacag acatccatcagctgattggacaccaagaagaatgtctctcTCATCTACAGGGGTACAGTTTCACtttagaggatccacagccctcacatttgaaagaggaagaggagggagagtgtgttgtagggcaggaggaggaggatgtcagcaagtttccactgactgttgtctctgtgaagactgaagagcatgaagacaaagcacctgagtcctcacagcttcatcacagtccaa acgtccaacagccccctcacattaaagaggaagaggaggatccacagcccacccacatcaaagaggaagaggaggatccacacatgaaagaggaagaggagggagagtgcgttgtagggcaggaggaggatgatgtcagcaagtttccactgactgttgtctctgtgaagactgaagagcatgaagacaaagcacctgagtcctcacagcttcatcacagtccaagtaagcacatatcattttattctcagggcattcaatccatcacaactggactgttcactttgtcttag